The following are encoded in a window of Kogia breviceps isolate mKogBre1 chromosome 12, mKogBre1 haplotype 1, whole genome shotgun sequence genomic DNA:
- the ARHGEF25 gene encoding rho guanine nucleotide exchange factor 25 isoform X5, with translation MEGNQRGEREREVPAWAPLPESYSIAGSEGSISASAASGLAAPSGPSSGLSSDPCSPGPPGPVSGLRRWLDHSKHCLSVETEAEGGQAGPYENWMLEPALATGEELPELTLLTTLLGGPGDKTQPPEEETLSQAPENEQDQKKALERSMYVLSELVETEKMYVDDLGQIVEGYMATMAAQGVPENLRGRDRIVFGNIQQIYEWHRDYFLQELQRCLKDPDWLAQLFIKHERRLHMYVVYCQNKPKSEHVVSEFGDSYFEELRQQLGHRLQLNDLLIKPVQRIMKYQLLLKDFLKYYSRAGMDTEELEQAVEVMCFVPKRCNDMMTLGRLRGFEGKLTAQGKLLGQDTFWVTEPEAGGLLSSRGRERHVFLFEQIIIFSEALGGGVRGGTQPGYVYKSSIKVSCLGLEGNLQGDPCRFALTSRGPEGGIQRYVLQTADPAVSQAWIKQVAQILESQRDFLNALQSPIEYQRRESQTNSLGRPGGPGVGSPGRIRPGDRAQVSTHTPINGSLPSLLLFPKGQVARVPLSLDTQASSDIPQAPHDSPPVPPIPNAPPCQARLAKLDEDEL, from the exons ATGGAGGGGAATCAGAGAGGGGAGCGCGAACGCGAGGTCCCCGCCTGGGCTCCGCTGCCCG AATCCTATTCCATTGCGGGCAGTGAGGGGAGTATCTCGGCTTCAGCTGCCTCGGGTCTGGCTGCTCCCTCTGGCCCCAGCTCTGGCCTCAGCTCTGACCCCTGTTCCCCGGGACCCCCAGGGCCAGTCAGTGGCCTGAGAAGATGGTTGGATCATTCTAAACATTGTCTcagtgtggaaactgaggcagaaggtggCCAGGCTGGACCATATGAG AACTGGATGCTGGAACCAGCTTTAGCCACAGGAGAGGAGCTGCCGGAACTGACCCTGCTGACCACATTGCTGGGGGGCCCTGGGGATAAGACGCAG CCACCTGAAGAGGAGACTTTGTCCCAAGCCCCTGAGAATGAACAGGACCAGAAGAAGGCTCTGGAAAGGAGCAT GTACGTCCTGAGTGAACTGGTAGAGACAGAGAAAATGTACGTGGACGACTTGGGGCAGATTGTAGAG GGTTATATGGCCACCATGGCTGCTCAGGGGGTACCCGAGAATCTTCGAGGTCGTGACAGGATTGTGTTTGGGAACATCCAGCAAATCTACGAGTGGCATCGAGA CTATTTCCTGCAGGAGTTACAGCGGTGTTTGAAGGATCCTGATTGGCTGGCTCAGCTATTCATCAAACAT GAGCGCCGCCTGCATATGTACGTGGTGTACTGTCAGAATAAGCCCAAGTCAGAGCATGTGGTATCAGAATTTGGGGACAGCTATTTTGAG GAGCTCCGGCAGCAGCTGGGGCACCGCCTGCAGCTCAACGACCTCCTCATCAAACCAGTGCAGAGGATCATGAAATACCAGCTGCTGCTCAAG GATTTTCTCAAGTATTATAGTAGAGCTGGGATGGATACTGAAGAGCTGGAG CAAGCTGTGGAGGTCATGTGCTTCGTACCCAAGCGCTGTAATGACATGATGACCCTGGGGAGACTGCGGGGGTTTGAG GGCAAATTGACTGCTCAGGGGAAGCTCTTGGGCCAGGACACGTTCTGGGTCACAGAGCCCGAGGCTGGGGGGCTGCTCTCTTCTCGGGGTCGAGAGAGACATGTCTTCCTCTTTGAGCAAATCATCATCTTCAGCGAGGCCCTGGGAGGAGGAGTGAGAGGTGGAACGCAGCCTGGATATGTGTACAAAAGCAGCATCAAG GTGAGCTGCCTGGGACTGGAGGGGAACCTCCAAGGTGACCCTTGCCGCTTTGCACTGACCTCCAGAGGGCCAGAGGGTGGGATCCAGCGCTATGTCCTGCAGACTGCAGACCCTGCGGTCAGTCAGGCCTGGATCAAGCAAGTGGCTCAGATCCTGGAAAGCCAGCGGgactttctcaatg CACTGCAGTCACCCATTGAGTACCAGAGACGGGAGAGCCAGACAAACAGCCTGGGACGGCCAGGAGGTCCTGGGGTGGGGAGCCCTGGGAGAATTCGGCCTGGAGATCGGGCCCAGgtcagcacacacacacccatcaatGGCTCTCTTCCCTCCCTACTGCTGTTTCCCAAAGGGCAGGTGGCCAGAGTCCCCCTGTCCCTGGACACACAG GCCTCCAGTGACATCCCCCAGGCTCCTCATGACTCTCCTCCAGTTCCACCAATTCCAAATGCCCCTCCCTGCCAAGCCAGACTTGCCAAGCTGGATGAAGATGAGCTGTAA
- the ARHGEF25 gene encoding rho guanine nucleotide exchange factor 25 isoform X4: protein MRGEQKGGRCACPRVIRKVLAKCGCCFARGGRESYSIAGSEGSISASAASGLAAPSGPSSGLSSDPCSPGPPGPVSGLRRWLDHSKHCLSVETEAEGGQAGPYENWMLEPALATGEELPELTLLTTLLGGPGDKTQPPEEETLSQAPENEQDQKKALERSMYVLSELVETEKMYVDDLGQIVEGYMATMAAQGVPENLRGRDRIVFGNIQQIYEWHRDYFLQELQRCLKDPDWLAQLFIKHERRLHMYVVYCQNKPKSEHVVSEFGDSYFEELRQQLGHRLQLNDLLIKPVQRIMKYQLLLKDFLKYYSRAGMDTEELEQAVEVMCFVPKRCNDMMTLGRLRGFEGKLTAQGKLLGQDTFWVTEPEAGGLLSSRGRERHVFLFEQIIIFSEALGGGVRGGTQPGYVYKSSIKVSCLGLEGNLQGDPCRFALTSRGPEGGIQRYVLQTADPAVSQAWIKQVAQILESQRDFLNALQSPIEYQRRESQTNSLGRPGGPGVGSPGRIRPGDRAQVSTHTPINGSLPSLLLFPKGQVARVPLSLDTQASSDIPQAPHDSPPVPPIPNAPPCQARLAKLDEDEL, encoded by the exons ATGCGGGGGGAGCAAAAGGGGGGTCGCTGTGCCTGTCCCCGCGTGATCCGAAAAGTGCTGGCAAAATGCGGCTGCTGCTTCGCCCGGGGGGGACGTG AATCCTATTCCATTGCGGGCAGTGAGGGGAGTATCTCGGCTTCAGCTGCCTCGGGTCTGGCTGCTCCCTCTGGCCCCAGCTCTGGCCTCAGCTCTGACCCCTGTTCCCCGGGACCCCCAGGGCCAGTCAGTGGCCTGAGAAGATGGTTGGATCATTCTAAACATTGTCTcagtgtggaaactgaggcagaaggtggCCAGGCTGGACCATATGAG AACTGGATGCTGGAACCAGCTTTAGCCACAGGAGAGGAGCTGCCGGAACTGACCCTGCTGACCACATTGCTGGGGGGCCCTGGGGATAAGACGCAG CCACCTGAAGAGGAGACTTTGTCCCAAGCCCCTGAGAATGAACAGGACCAGAAGAAGGCTCTGGAAAGGAGCAT GTACGTCCTGAGTGAACTGGTAGAGACAGAGAAAATGTACGTGGACGACTTGGGGCAGATTGTAGAG GGTTATATGGCCACCATGGCTGCTCAGGGGGTACCCGAGAATCTTCGAGGTCGTGACAGGATTGTGTTTGGGAACATCCAGCAAATCTACGAGTGGCATCGAGA CTATTTCCTGCAGGAGTTACAGCGGTGTTTGAAGGATCCTGATTGGCTGGCTCAGCTATTCATCAAACAT GAGCGCCGCCTGCATATGTACGTGGTGTACTGTCAGAATAAGCCCAAGTCAGAGCATGTGGTATCAGAATTTGGGGACAGCTATTTTGAG GAGCTCCGGCAGCAGCTGGGGCACCGCCTGCAGCTCAACGACCTCCTCATCAAACCAGTGCAGAGGATCATGAAATACCAGCTGCTGCTCAAG GATTTTCTCAAGTATTATAGTAGAGCTGGGATGGATACTGAAGAGCTGGAG CAAGCTGTGGAGGTCATGTGCTTCGTACCCAAGCGCTGTAATGACATGATGACCCTGGGGAGACTGCGGGGGTTTGAG GGCAAATTGACTGCTCAGGGGAAGCTCTTGGGCCAGGACACGTTCTGGGTCACAGAGCCCGAGGCTGGGGGGCTGCTCTCTTCTCGGGGTCGAGAGAGACATGTCTTCCTCTTTGAGCAAATCATCATCTTCAGCGAGGCCCTGGGAGGAGGAGTGAGAGGTGGAACGCAGCCTGGATATGTGTACAAAAGCAGCATCAAG GTGAGCTGCCTGGGACTGGAGGGGAACCTCCAAGGTGACCCTTGCCGCTTTGCACTGACCTCCAGAGGGCCAGAGGGTGGGATCCAGCGCTATGTCCTGCAGACTGCAGACCCTGCGGTCAGTCAGGCCTGGATCAAGCAAGTGGCTCAGATCCTGGAAAGCCAGCGGgactttctcaatg CACTGCAGTCACCCATTGAGTACCAGAGACGGGAGAGCCAGACAAACAGCCTGGGACGGCCAGGAGGTCCTGGGGTGGGGAGCCCTGGGAGAATTCGGCCTGGAGATCGGGCCCAGgtcagcacacacacacccatcaatGGCTCTCTTCCCTCCCTACTGCTGTTTCCCAAAGGGCAGGTGGCCAGAGTCCCCCTGTCCCTGGACACACAG GCCTCCAGTGACATCCCCCAGGCTCCTCATGACTCTCCTCCAGTTCCACCAATTCCAAATGCCCCTCCCTGCCAAGCCAGACTTGCCAAGCTGGATGAAGATGAGCTGTAA
- the ARHGEF25 gene encoding rho guanine nucleotide exchange factor 25 isoform X7, with amino-acid sequence MRGEQKGGRCACPRVIRKVLAKCGCCFARGGRESYSIAGSEGSISASAASGLAAPSGPSSGLSSDPCSPGPPGPVSGLRRWLDHSKHCLSVETEAEGGQAGPYENWMLEPALATGEELPELTLLTTLLGGPGDKTQPPEEETLSQAPENEQDQKKALERSMYVLSELVETEKMYVDDLGQIVEGYMATMAAQGVPENLRGRDRIVFGNIQQIYEWHRDYFLQELQRCLKDPDWLAQLFIKHERRLHMYVVYCQNKPKSEHVVSEFGDSYFEELRQQLGHRLQLNDLLIKPVQRIMKYQLLLKDFLKYYSRAGMDTEELEQAVEVMCFVPKRCNDMMTLGRLRGFEGKLTAQGKLLGQDTFWVTEPEAGGLLSSRGRERHVFLFEQIIIFSEALGGGVRGGTQPGYVYKSSIKVSCLGLEGNLQGDPCRFALTSRGPEGGIQRYVLQTADPAVSQAWIKQVAQILESQRDFLNALQSPIEYQRRESQTNSLGRPGGPGVGSPGRIRPGDRAQASSDIPQAPHDSPPVPPIPNAPPCQARLAKLDEDEL; translated from the exons ATGCGGGGGGAGCAAAAGGGGGGTCGCTGTGCCTGTCCCCGCGTGATCCGAAAAGTGCTGGCAAAATGCGGCTGCTGCTTCGCCCGGGGGGGACGTG AATCCTATTCCATTGCGGGCAGTGAGGGGAGTATCTCGGCTTCAGCTGCCTCGGGTCTGGCTGCTCCCTCTGGCCCCAGCTCTGGCCTCAGCTCTGACCCCTGTTCCCCGGGACCCCCAGGGCCAGTCAGTGGCCTGAGAAGATGGTTGGATCATTCTAAACATTGTCTcagtgtggaaactgaggcagaaggtggCCAGGCTGGACCATATGAG AACTGGATGCTGGAACCAGCTTTAGCCACAGGAGAGGAGCTGCCGGAACTGACCCTGCTGACCACATTGCTGGGGGGCCCTGGGGATAAGACGCAG CCACCTGAAGAGGAGACTTTGTCCCAAGCCCCTGAGAATGAACAGGACCAGAAGAAGGCTCTGGAAAGGAGCAT GTACGTCCTGAGTGAACTGGTAGAGACAGAGAAAATGTACGTGGACGACTTGGGGCAGATTGTAGAG GGTTATATGGCCACCATGGCTGCTCAGGGGGTACCCGAGAATCTTCGAGGTCGTGACAGGATTGTGTTTGGGAACATCCAGCAAATCTACGAGTGGCATCGAGA CTATTTCCTGCAGGAGTTACAGCGGTGTTTGAAGGATCCTGATTGGCTGGCTCAGCTATTCATCAAACAT GAGCGCCGCCTGCATATGTACGTGGTGTACTGTCAGAATAAGCCCAAGTCAGAGCATGTGGTATCAGAATTTGGGGACAGCTATTTTGAG GAGCTCCGGCAGCAGCTGGGGCACCGCCTGCAGCTCAACGACCTCCTCATCAAACCAGTGCAGAGGATCATGAAATACCAGCTGCTGCTCAAG GATTTTCTCAAGTATTATAGTAGAGCTGGGATGGATACTGAAGAGCTGGAG CAAGCTGTGGAGGTCATGTGCTTCGTACCCAAGCGCTGTAATGACATGATGACCCTGGGGAGACTGCGGGGGTTTGAG GGCAAATTGACTGCTCAGGGGAAGCTCTTGGGCCAGGACACGTTCTGGGTCACAGAGCCCGAGGCTGGGGGGCTGCTCTCTTCTCGGGGTCGAGAGAGACATGTCTTCCTCTTTGAGCAAATCATCATCTTCAGCGAGGCCCTGGGAGGAGGAGTGAGAGGTGGAACGCAGCCTGGATATGTGTACAAAAGCAGCATCAAG GTGAGCTGCCTGGGACTGGAGGGGAACCTCCAAGGTGACCCTTGCCGCTTTGCACTGACCTCCAGAGGGCCAGAGGGTGGGATCCAGCGCTATGTCCTGCAGACTGCAGACCCTGCGGTCAGTCAGGCCTGGATCAAGCAAGTGGCTCAGATCCTGGAAAGCCAGCGGgactttctcaatg CACTGCAGTCACCCATTGAGTACCAGAGACGGGAGAGCCAGACAAACAGCCTGGGACGGCCAGGAGGTCCTGGGGTGGGGAGCCCTGGGAGAATTCGGCCTGGAGATCGGGCCCAG GCCTCCAGTGACATCCCCCAGGCTCCTCATGACTCTCCTCCAGTTCCACCAATTCCAAATGCCCCTCCCTGCCAAGCCAGACTTGCCAAGCTGGATGAAGATGAGCTGTAA
- the ARHGEF25 gene encoding rho guanine nucleotide exchange factor 25 isoform X11, producing MLEPALATGEELPELTLLTTLLGGPGDKTQPPEEETLSQAPENEQDQKKALERSMYVLSELVETEKMYVDDLGQIVEGYMATMAAQGVPENLRGRDRIVFGNIQQIYEWHRDYFLQELQRCLKDPDWLAQLFIKHERRLHMYVVYCQNKPKSEHVVSEFGDSYFEELRQQLGHRLQLNDLLIKPVQRIMKYQLLLKDFLKYYSRAGMDTEELEQAVEVMCFVPKRCNDMMTLGRLRGFEGKLTAQGKLLGQDTFWVTEPEAGGLLSSRGRERHVFLFEQIIIFSEALGGGVRGGTQPGYVYKSSIKVSCLGLEGNLQGDPCRFALTSRGPEGGIQRYVLQTADPAVSQAWIKQVAQILESQRDFLNALQSPIEYQRRESQTNSLGRPGGPGVGSPGRIRPGDRAQASSDIPQAPHDSPPVPPIPNAPPCQARLAKLDEDEL from the exons ATGCTGGAACCAGCTTTAGCCACAGGAGAGGAGCTGCCGGAACTGACCCTGCTGACCACATTGCTGGGGGGCCCTGGGGATAAGACGCAG CCACCTGAAGAGGAGACTTTGTCCCAAGCCCCTGAGAATGAACAGGACCAGAAGAAGGCTCTGGAAAGGAGCAT GTACGTCCTGAGTGAACTGGTAGAGACAGAGAAAATGTACGTGGACGACTTGGGGCAGATTGTAGAG GGTTATATGGCCACCATGGCTGCTCAGGGGGTACCCGAGAATCTTCGAGGTCGTGACAGGATTGTGTTTGGGAACATCCAGCAAATCTACGAGTGGCATCGAGA CTATTTCCTGCAGGAGTTACAGCGGTGTTTGAAGGATCCTGATTGGCTGGCTCAGCTATTCATCAAACAT GAGCGCCGCCTGCATATGTACGTGGTGTACTGTCAGAATAAGCCCAAGTCAGAGCATGTGGTATCAGAATTTGGGGACAGCTATTTTGAG GAGCTCCGGCAGCAGCTGGGGCACCGCCTGCAGCTCAACGACCTCCTCATCAAACCAGTGCAGAGGATCATGAAATACCAGCTGCTGCTCAAG GATTTTCTCAAGTATTATAGTAGAGCTGGGATGGATACTGAAGAGCTGGAG CAAGCTGTGGAGGTCATGTGCTTCGTACCCAAGCGCTGTAATGACATGATGACCCTGGGGAGACTGCGGGGGTTTGAG GGCAAATTGACTGCTCAGGGGAAGCTCTTGGGCCAGGACACGTTCTGGGTCACAGAGCCCGAGGCTGGGGGGCTGCTCTCTTCTCGGGGTCGAGAGAGACATGTCTTCCTCTTTGAGCAAATCATCATCTTCAGCGAGGCCCTGGGAGGAGGAGTGAGAGGTGGAACGCAGCCTGGATATGTGTACAAAAGCAGCATCAAG GTGAGCTGCCTGGGACTGGAGGGGAACCTCCAAGGTGACCCTTGCCGCTTTGCACTGACCTCCAGAGGGCCAGAGGGTGGGATCCAGCGCTATGTCCTGCAGACTGCAGACCCTGCGGTCAGTCAGGCCTGGATCAAGCAAGTGGCTCAGATCCTGGAAAGCCAGCGGgactttctcaatg CACTGCAGTCACCCATTGAGTACCAGAGACGGGAGAGCCAGACAAACAGCCTGGGACGGCCAGGAGGTCCTGGGGTGGGGAGCCCTGGGAGAATTCGGCCTGGAGATCGGGCCCAG GCCTCCAGTGACATCCCCCAGGCTCCTCATGACTCTCCTCCAGTTCCACCAATTCCAAATGCCCCTCCCTGCCAAGCCAGACTTGCCAAGCTGGATGAAGATGAGCTGTAA
- the ARHGEF25 gene encoding rho guanine nucleotide exchange factor 25 isoform X10, producing the protein MLEPALATGEELPELTLLTTLLGGPGDKTQPPEEETLSQAPENEQDQKKALERSMYVLSELVETEKMYVDDLGQIVEGYMATMAAQGVPENLRGRDRIVFGNIQQIYEWHRDYFLQELQRCLKDPDWLAQLFIKHERRLHMYVVYCQNKPKSEHVVSEFGDSYFEELRQQLGHRLQLNDLLIKPVQRIMKYQLLLKDFLKYYSRAGMDTEELEQAVEVMCFVPKRCNDMMTLGRLRGFEGKLTAQGKLLGQDTFWVTEPEAGGLLSSRGRERHVFLFEQIIIFSEALGGGVRGGTQPGYVYKSSIKVSCLGLEGNLQGDPCRFALTSRGPEGGIQRYVLQTADPAVSQAWIKQVAQILESQRDFLNALQSPIEYQRRESQTNSLGRPGGPGVGSPGRIRPGDRAQVSTHTPINGSLPSLLLFPKGQVARVPLSLDTQASSDIPQAPHDSPPVPPIPNAPPCQARLAKLDEDEL; encoded by the exons ATGCTGGAACCAGCTTTAGCCACAGGAGAGGAGCTGCCGGAACTGACCCTGCTGACCACATTGCTGGGGGGCCCTGGGGATAAGACGCAG CCACCTGAAGAGGAGACTTTGTCCCAAGCCCCTGAGAATGAACAGGACCAGAAGAAGGCTCTGGAAAGGAGCAT GTACGTCCTGAGTGAACTGGTAGAGACAGAGAAAATGTACGTGGACGACTTGGGGCAGATTGTAGAG GGTTATATGGCCACCATGGCTGCTCAGGGGGTACCCGAGAATCTTCGAGGTCGTGACAGGATTGTGTTTGGGAACATCCAGCAAATCTACGAGTGGCATCGAGA CTATTTCCTGCAGGAGTTACAGCGGTGTTTGAAGGATCCTGATTGGCTGGCTCAGCTATTCATCAAACAT GAGCGCCGCCTGCATATGTACGTGGTGTACTGTCAGAATAAGCCCAAGTCAGAGCATGTGGTATCAGAATTTGGGGACAGCTATTTTGAG GAGCTCCGGCAGCAGCTGGGGCACCGCCTGCAGCTCAACGACCTCCTCATCAAACCAGTGCAGAGGATCATGAAATACCAGCTGCTGCTCAAG GATTTTCTCAAGTATTATAGTAGAGCTGGGATGGATACTGAAGAGCTGGAG CAAGCTGTGGAGGTCATGTGCTTCGTACCCAAGCGCTGTAATGACATGATGACCCTGGGGAGACTGCGGGGGTTTGAG GGCAAATTGACTGCTCAGGGGAAGCTCTTGGGCCAGGACACGTTCTGGGTCACAGAGCCCGAGGCTGGGGGGCTGCTCTCTTCTCGGGGTCGAGAGAGACATGTCTTCCTCTTTGAGCAAATCATCATCTTCAGCGAGGCCCTGGGAGGAGGAGTGAGAGGTGGAACGCAGCCTGGATATGTGTACAAAAGCAGCATCAAG GTGAGCTGCCTGGGACTGGAGGGGAACCTCCAAGGTGACCCTTGCCGCTTTGCACTGACCTCCAGAGGGCCAGAGGGTGGGATCCAGCGCTATGTCCTGCAGACTGCAGACCCTGCGGTCAGTCAGGCCTGGATCAAGCAAGTGGCTCAGATCCTGGAAAGCCAGCGGgactttctcaatg CACTGCAGTCACCCATTGAGTACCAGAGACGGGAGAGCCAGACAAACAGCCTGGGACGGCCAGGAGGTCCTGGGGTGGGGAGCCCTGGGAGAATTCGGCCTGGAGATCGGGCCCAGgtcagcacacacacacccatcaatGGCTCTCTTCCCTCCCTACTGCTGTTTCCCAAAGGGCAGGTGGCCAGAGTCCCCCTGTCCCTGGACACACAG GCCTCCAGTGACATCCCCCAGGCTCCTCATGACTCTCCTCCAGTTCCACCAATTCCAAATGCCCCTCCCTGCCAAGCCAGACTTGCCAAGCTGGATGAAGATGAGCTGTAA